The proteins below come from a single Dinghuibacter silviterrae genomic window:
- a CDS encoding glycosyltransferase family protein, which translates to MRNLGKEDIIRVYDHFKKSAHASFESGDHDKAIEWVSACSRIAYHSNFFYTDPELDGLLRDIAQVVCGGDIRVEADTPGDRLVFIDTDGSDNHGLTQQYIRALIAAGAEFAYVYEDADLGRIKTILGEIRDYPKATVITFEKGNSDIHKTRAIADFIREYRPRKYIMHILPWDAVAVMVCNLLKGVDRYNINATDHAFWLGASCIDYCIEFRDYGYTVSLEQRGLKKSQLLMLPYYPISNGAAFKGFPARIPEDAVKVFSGGSFYKIYGEKGLYFDMVRRLLSENPQAVVLYAGAGNGSKLKRYIKENGLVDRVILLGNRGDIDGVFQTCDFYLGTYPICGGLMSQYAAVSGKAILAYTDPKLGINMIEGLVCHQDQAHITDTSLEGFYARGKRLCDDETYRREEGDHLKRCVIPPLVFNDELRYLLENNVSKRVGRKEYVDYEAFSDLHLEVENHYQPNIQMYVALRLRWKTALKFPKIFVNAMTIKMSRILKIK; encoded by the coding sequence ATGAGGAATCTCGGAAAAGAGGATATTATACGCGTATACGACCATTTCAAAAAATCGGCCCATGCTTCTTTTGAAAGTGGCGATCATGATAAGGCCATTGAATGGGTGTCGGCGTGTAGCCGTATCGCCTATCATTCGAATTTCTTTTATACCGATCCCGAACTGGATGGGCTGCTGAGAGACATCGCGCAGGTCGTCTGCGGGGGCGATATCCGTGTGGAAGCGGATACTCCGGGAGATAGACTGGTCTTCATAGATACGGACGGAAGTGACAATCACGGGCTGACCCAGCAATATATACGGGCATTGATCGCGGCTGGGGCTGAGTTTGCATATGTATATGAAGACGCCGATCTGGGTCGCATAAAAACGATTTTAGGAGAAATCCGGGACTACCCCAAGGCGACGGTGATTACCTTTGAAAAGGGCAACTCGGATATCCATAAGACCAGGGCTATCGCGGACTTTATAAGGGAATACCGCCCCCGAAAATATATAATGCATATTTTGCCCTGGGATGCGGTGGCTGTGATGGTGTGTAATTTATTGAAAGGGGTGGACCGGTACAATATTAATGCCACTGATCATGCGTTTTGGCTGGGGGCTTCATGCATCGACTATTGCATAGAATTCCGGGACTATGGATATACCGTATCCCTGGAACAACGAGGGTTAAAAAAGAGCCAACTGTTGATGCTGCCGTATTATCCCATCTCAAACGGGGCGGCGTTCAAGGGTTTTCCCGCTCGGATCCCGGAAGATGCGGTAAAAGTATTTTCAGGGGGATCATTCTACAAGATCTACGGGGAAAAGGGATTATATTTCGATATGGTTAGGCGGCTGCTAAGCGAAAATCCTCAAGCCGTGGTGTTGTATGCAGGGGCTGGCAACGGCTCGAAGTTAAAGCGGTATATAAAAGAAAACGGGTTGGTAGATCGTGTAATTCTGCTGGGCAACCGGGGTGATATAGACGGGGTTTTTCAGACTTGCGATTTTTATCTGGGTACATACCCTATTTGCGGAGGGCTGATGTCCCAGTATGCGGCAGTAAGTGGCAAGGCCATCCTGGCGTATACCGACCCCAAGCTTGGGATAAATATGATCGAGGGGTTGGTTTGCCACCAGGATCAAGCACATATAACCGATACTTCCCTGGAGGGTTTTTATGCAAGGGGCAAGCGGCTGTGCGACGATGAAACCTACCGGAGGGAGGAGGGTGATCATTTGAAACGATGCGTCATTCCCCCGTTGGTATTTAACGATGAGCTTCGATATTTACTAGAGAATAACGTCAGTAAACGGGTAGGAAGGAAAGAATATGTGGACTATGAGGCTTTCTCAGACCTTCATTTGGAGGTAGAAAACCACTATCAACCCAATATCCAGATGTACGTGGCGTTAAGATTGAGGTGGAAAACCGCCCTTAAATTTCCGAAGATATTTGTAAATGCTATGACTATTAAGATGAGCAGGATATTAAAAATTAAATGA
- a CDS encoding glycosyltransferase, with product MQVTYFYRNSKAGFSIAKVFGTVTREIAKTTTILEREVPARRADVWSVVKNVLFVWRHRDRKGINHITGDIHYCVVALIGCKSVLTVHDLSACHGSKNRLKKWLLEVIWFKIPVALASRVVCISEHTRKDLMVLTGRGDIEMIYNAVDPIYVPAPRVFNMSRPVVLQVGAAWNKNFENTVRALSSLPCTLVVVGTLSDDQFRLLHQSGIPYSVKNGLSEEGMLSEYYNCDIVSFCSVFEGFGMPIIEGNAVGRCVVTSDRAPMSEVAAQGACLVDPENISSMTAGYKRVMNDSHYREKLVESGFENVARYDAGKIASAYLAIYSTL from the coding sequence ATGCAGGTTACATATTTTTACAGGAATTCGAAAGCCGGTTTTAGCATCGCCAAGGTATTCGGCACTGTAACCCGGGAAATTGCCAAAACGACTACTATTCTGGAAAGGGAAGTGCCGGCAAGGAGAGCCGATGTATGGAGTGTCGTCAAAAATGTTCTTTTTGTTTGGAGGCACAGGGACCGAAAGGGCATTAACCATATCACCGGTGATATACATTATTGTGTGGTTGCACTTATAGGGTGCAAGTCCGTTCTTACCGTTCACGATCTGAGCGCTTGTCACGGGAGTAAAAACCGGTTGAAGAAATGGTTACTGGAGGTCATATGGTTTAAGATACCCGTGGCCCTGGCTTCCAGGGTAGTTTGTATATCGGAACACACGCGAAAGGACCTGATGGTCCTCACGGGACGAGGGGATATAGAAATGATTTATAATGCGGTGGATCCAATTTATGTACCGGCACCCCGGGTCTTCAATATGTCGAGACCGGTCGTACTTCAAGTCGGCGCAGCCTGGAACAAGAATTTTGAAAATACTGTCCGTGCACTGTCTTCCTTACCCTGTACCCTGGTTGTCGTAGGCACATTGTCGGACGATCAGTTCCGCCTGCTGCACCAAAGCGGTATACCCTATTCGGTAAAAAACGGCTTGTCCGAAGAGGGAATGTTATCGGAGTACTATAACTGTGATATAGTTTCGTTTTGCTCGGTATTTGAAGGTTTTGGAATGCCCATCATCGAGGGTAATGCCGTTGGGCGATGCGTGGTGACATCGGATCGCGCCCCTATGTCGGAAGTAGCGGCACAGGGGGCTTGCCTGGTCGATCCGGAGAACATATCATCCATGACCGCGGGATATAAAAGGGTGATGAATGATAGCCATTATAGGGAAAAACTGGTTGAGTCAGGGTTCGAAAACGTTGCACGGTACGACGCAGGGAAAATTGCCTCGGCGTACCTGGCTATATATTCAACACTATGA
- a CDS encoding acyltransferase has translation MNSAPVKIGDNVFIGMDSIILKGVTIGSNVVVAAGSVVARDIPDNQIWGGNPAKFIRNRD, from the coding sequence ATGAACAGTGCACCCGTAAAGATTGGGGATAACGTTTTTATAGGTATGGACTCGATTATACTAAAAGGTGTAACCATCGGATCAAACGTAGTTGTTGCAGCAGGATCCGTTGTCGCCAGGGATATACCGGACAATCAGATTTGGGGTGGAAATCCCGCGAAGTTTATCAGAAACCGGGATTGA
- a CDS encoding glycosyltransferase family 4 protein, which produces MIYINGRFLGKKDGIGRFSLEICRGLQALGLPFTLVVPEWLSYDNSDGFSIVRYGRLRSHFWEQVDLLRFLLREGRPLLVNFSGLGPVWYKNQVVTIHDLAVFVEPRWFSRSYRLFYRLATPLAARSARAILTVSNFSKGEILRFLDVPEGKITVIPNAVSRQVVAGEGTAGPIAGAYVLAVASLDPRKNHKGLINAFTDPALDDYTLVLVGKTASNFNLKLGLVSQRNIRFLGFVSDVELRLLYKGAAVFVCPSLYEGFGIPPLEAMANCCPVIVSDIPIFKEVCGDAVVYVDPLRVEAIRGAMLQVLSDASLQRELVKKGLRQSEKFSWNASAAKVKRVLEFLG; this is translated from the coding sequence ATGATCTATATTAACGGACGATTTCTGGGTAAAAAGGACGGCATTGGAAGGTTCTCCCTTGAAATTTGCCGTGGGCTGCAGGCTTTAGGCCTCCCCTTTACGTTGGTCGTGCCAGAGTGGTTATCTTATGACAATTCAGATGGCTTTTCGATCGTCCGGTATGGCCGGCTTCGGTCGCATTTTTGGGAACAGGTGGATCTTTTGCGGTTTCTGTTGCGGGAAGGGCGGCCGCTGCTGGTTAATTTTTCCGGGCTTGGCCCTGTGTGGTACAAGAACCAGGTGGTCACCATACATGATTTGGCGGTTTTTGTAGAACCTCGCTGGTTTTCAAGATCCTACCGATTATTTTACCGGTTGGCCACACCGCTGGCCGCCAGGTCTGCAAGAGCCATCCTAACCGTTAGTAATTTCTCCAAAGGGGAGATTCTCCGGTTCCTGGATGTGCCTGAGGGTAAAATAACCGTCATACCCAACGCCGTCTCCCGACAGGTGGTCGCCGGGGAGGGGACGGCTGGTCCAATAGCCGGTGCGTATGTACTTGCCGTAGCATCGCTGGACCCAAGAAAAAATCATAAGGGTTTGATCAATGCATTTACAGACCCGGCTTTGGACGACTATACACTGGTGTTGGTAGGAAAAACAGCTTCGAACTTCAACCTAAAGCTCGGACTGGTGAGCCAGAGAAATATCCGTTTTTTAGGGTTCGTATCCGATGTGGAATTGCGCCTGCTATACAAAGGCGCGGCTGTATTTGTTTGCCCCTCGTTATATGAGGGCTTCGGAATACCCCCCCTGGAGGCAATGGCGAACTGTTGCCCCGTCATTGTTTCGGATATACCGATTTTTAAAGAGGTCTGCGGGGATGCGGTAGTCTATGTGGATCCCCTGAGGGTCGAAGCAATTCGCGGCGCCATGCTGCAGGTGCTATCAGACGCGAGTCTGCAAAGGGAGCTGGTTAAGAAAGGCCTTCGACAATCGGAAAAATTCAGCTGGAATGCGTCGGCCGCAAAGGTGAAGCGGGTGCTTGAATTCTTGGGCTAA
- a CDS encoding O-antigen translocase: protein MKLVKTTIFSAIITFIRTASGFVAGKIVALFTGPSGVALIGQFNNFITIVLTFANGAINTGVVKYTAEYEGDENRLKQLFSTSLKISVYCSAVFGSVLLLTAPWCAKWIFDGRVYVNPVRVLGVTIILYSLNTLLISILNGRKQISTYTVVNTVGSLVALLFTVSLVYFFKIEGALYALVLSQSIVFFVTVGMIVKSDWFSWSYFNRVFDKGMAIKLSKYSLMTLVSSITGPLSQIFLRNMVISKLGIDSAGYWQAMMRISDGYLLLITTSLLTYYLPKLSGLHSREELRHEIFFGYKIIVPVVLASCMVIYFLRYIIVRVLFTKAFLPMETLFFWQLLGDFFKITAYVLAFLMLAKSMTRIYILTEVMFSAGYVLLGYLCVDYFKLSGITIAFAANYFIYLLVMLVIFRRLIFAK, encoded by the coding sequence GTGAAACTTGTTAAGACAACTATTTTTTCCGCCATCATTACTTTTATCAGAACGGCTTCTGGTTTTGTAGCCGGGAAAATAGTTGCCTTGTTTACGGGGCCGTCAGGTGTTGCCCTCATCGGTCAATTTAACAATTTTATTACTATTGTACTGACTTTTGCCAACGGGGCCATCAATACAGGTGTTGTCAAGTATACGGCGGAATATGAAGGGGATGAAAACAGGTTAAAACAGCTTTTCAGCACCTCCCTGAAGATAAGTGTCTATTGTTCAGCGGTGTTCGGATCGGTCTTGTTGTTGACGGCACCTTGGTGTGCGAAATGGATTTTCGACGGTCGGGTCTATGTGAATCCCGTTCGTGTTCTGGGTGTAACCATTATCCTGTACTCGCTCAATACCTTATTAATCTCCATTTTAAATGGCAGAAAGCAAATCAGCACTTATACTGTCGTCAATACGGTGGGGAGCCTTGTAGCATTACTGTTTACCGTCAGTCTGGTGTATTTCTTCAAGATAGAGGGCGCCCTTTATGCGCTAGTCTTGTCTCAGTCGATCGTGTTTTTTGTTACGGTCGGCATGATCGTCAAAAGCGACTGGTTCTCCTGGTCCTACTTCAACCGTGTTTTTGACAAAGGGATGGCCATAAAGCTTTCGAAGTACAGCCTGATGACACTCGTGAGTTCGATCACTGGTCCTTTGTCCCAAATATTTCTTAGGAATATGGTGATCTCAAAGCTGGGAATTGACAGCGCGGGTTACTGGCAAGCAATGATGCGCATCTCGGATGGGTATTTGCTGTTGATCACGACGTCCTTGCTGACCTACTACCTGCCCAAATTGTCAGGGCTTCACAGTCGGGAGGAGTTGCGGCACGAAATTTTTTTTGGGTATAAAATCATTGTACCCGTCGTACTGGCGAGCTGCATGGTAATCTATTTTTTGCGGTATATCATCGTAAGAGTGTTGTTTACAAAGGCTTTTCTGCCCATGGAAACCCTGTTCTTCTGGCAATTACTGGGGGATTTTTTCAAGATTACTGCATACGTACTAGCCTTTTTGATGCTCGCCAAGTCCATGACCCGGATTTACATACTGACGGAGGTCATGTTCAGCGCCGGTTATGTACTGCTGGGTTACCTGTGTGTCGATTATTTCAAGCTCAGTGGTATAACCATCGCCTTTGCGGCGAATTATTTTATTTATCTGCTGGTGATGTTAGTCATTTTCCGGCGCTTAATATTTGCGAAATGA
- a CDS encoding alpha-1,2-fucosyltransferase, whose translation MDVVVLFNGLGNQMSQYAFYLQKRRTEDSSKILLFCSDHNGFELTKVFDVDLRGTKSPRRIYALFRILLTEKIGWITRPLGRILNRMGMEIVKENFDYSFKHEFLIPSRGVRFYYGGWHSEQYFPEVREEIKKAFTFKVPTDPDNGEYIQDIGEGNSVSIHIRRGDYLSPANLKLFGEVCTLDYYEKAIDRIKGSVRSPRFFIFSNDADWVRENLPVENATYVTGNAGGESWKDMYLMSICKHNIIANSTFSWWAAWLNENPEKIVISPGRFLNSDTTSDVYPDSWIRLNDY comes from the coding sequence ATGGATGTTGTCGTATTATTTAACGGTCTTGGCAACCAGATGTCCCAATATGCGTTTTATCTTCAAAAACGGAGAACAGAGGACTCCTCAAAGATTCTTTTGTTTTGCAGTGACCATAATGGATTTGAGCTGACTAAGGTATTTGACGTCGATCTCCGGGGGACGAAATCCCCTCGTCGCATTTATGCGTTGTTCAGAATCCTCCTTACCGAGAAAATCGGCTGGATCACCCGGCCACTCGGGCGGATCCTTAACCGGATGGGCATGGAGATCGTCAAGGAGAATTTCGACTATAGTTTTAAGCACGAATTTTTAATACCTTCCAGGGGTGTTAGGTTTTACTATGGCGGCTGGCATTCTGAACAGTATTTCCCCGAGGTAAGGGAAGAGATCAAGAAGGCATTTACATTCAAAGTACCTACAGATCCGGACAATGGGGAATATATCCAGGACATCGGAGAGGGGAACAGTGTTTCCATCCATATCCGGCGGGGCGACTACCTGAGCCCCGCAAACCTCAAATTGTTTGGAGAAGTTTGCACCCTGGATTATTATGAGAAGGCCATCGACCGGATAAAGGGAAGCGTCCGGTCTCCCAGGTTTTTTATTTTTTCAAACGATGCCGACTGGGTGCGAGAGAACCTTCCGGTGGAAAATGCCACCTATGTTACCGGTAATGCCGGTGGCGAATCCTGGAAGGATATGTACCTCATGTCAATTTGCAAGCACAACATCATAGCAAACAGCACCTTTAGCTGGTGGGCTGCATGGCTCAATGAAAACCCTGAAAAGATCGTTATTTCGCCGGGCCGGTTTCTAAACAGCGACACCACTAGTGATGTTTACCCTGATTCCTGGATACGATTGAACGACTATTAA
- a CDS encoding EpsG family protein: MLGLFAFYDLFLKSGKYYFVYICFVVAWLIFHDGFRWGVGTDWEVYHNYFSECLDRTEEGFEPGYVLLSKAIRSITDNYSVFLIVHAIIVYSLVSYTIIKYSVSPLLSYFLFYCIMLTYMGMNREYISFAICVFSFRFILERRIWPFLLCIFVAFWFHLTAIMFVFAYFLNRPISTKVMIWVLGAAVAISLSGILNKLPLNLVLVGGAVGDKLDFYSSSYSLETNMLATFLGLLKRCIWVCLAMFFRKGIKNMDDRFNFVFNLYFIGTVVYVIFNNSILQIVVARGLIYYNIAEIFLVPYLVSIFAKGITQRVFFSLICIYCWLVMQKGMNFYKENLDVDIFRPYNSVLVDDQYDAMDKL; this comes from the coding sequence ATGTTGGGCCTTTTTGCCTTTTACGACCTTTTCCTAAAGTCGGGGAAGTATTATTTTGTATACATATGTTTCGTTGTTGCCTGGTTGATTTTTCACGACGGCTTTCGCTGGGGGGTGGGCACTGACTGGGAGGTCTATCATAACTATTTTTCCGAATGTTTGGATCGGACTGAGGAGGGTTTTGAGCCCGGTTATGTCTTGTTGAGTAAGGCGATCCGTTCAATAACGGACAATTATTCGGTATTTCTGATCGTACATGCCATCATTGTGTATTCTCTGGTCTCTTACACGATCATTAAGTATTCTGTAAGCCCGCTTCTTTCTTACTTTCTCTTTTATTGCATCATGCTGACTTATATGGGCATGAACAGAGAGTATATTTCATTTGCGATCTGTGTCTTCTCTTTTCGTTTCATTTTAGAGCGGCGTATTTGGCCATTCCTATTGTGCATATTCGTTGCCTTTTGGTTTCACCTTACGGCGATAATGTTCGTGTTCGCCTATTTCCTGAACCGCCCCATCTCTACGAAGGTGATGATTTGGGTGTTAGGAGCGGCCGTTGCCATATCGTTATCAGGTATTCTTAATAAGCTGCCGTTGAACCTTGTGCTTGTCGGAGGCGCTGTTGGCGATAAGCTGGATTTTTATTCCAGTTCTTATAGCCTGGAGACGAATATGCTGGCTACCTTTCTCGGATTGTTGAAACGTTGTATTTGGGTGTGCCTGGCTATGTTTTTTCGAAAGGGAATTAAGAATATGGATGACCGGTTTAACTTCGTTTTCAACCTGTACTTTATTGGAACGGTTGTATATGTCATCTTCAACAATTCGATTTTGCAGATCGTGGTGGCAAGGGGATTGATCTACTACAATATCGCCGAGATATTCCTGGTACCCTATCTGGTGAGCATTTTCGCAAAAGGGATTACCCAACGCGTTTTTTTTAGCCTCATCTGCATATATTGTTGGCTGGTGATGCAAAAAGGGATGAATTTTTACAAGGAAAACCTCGATGTTGATATTTTCAGGCCGTATAACTCGGTGCTGGTTGACGATCAATATGATGCAATGGATAAATTATAA